In the Neodiprion virginianus isolate iyNeoVirg1 chromosome 2, iyNeoVirg1.1, whole genome shotgun sequence genome, GGTTCGGGTAACGGAGATGCGGGCTATGGAGATTATTCTGGTACTGGCATAGGCGGAGGTGGACAGTATGGATCAGAGTTTGACGGTCCCCTATACAAAGGATCTAATCCCAGTGAATCGAGGTATTCCGAAACTGGATCTGGCCAATACGATGGGGCAAATAGAGAGCTTAAGTATCCCGGGGATGGAGGCTTTAGGGGGCAGGGTTATTCAGGACAAGGAGCTGATGGATCAGGATACTCTGGTGCGGAGGGTGCAGGAGGTGAAGGAGGCATAGGAGGTGTGGGAGGCGTGGGAGGCGTAGGAGGTGTGGGAGGCGTGGGAGGCGTAGGAGGCGTGGGAGGCCCTGGAGGCAGAGGAGGTATAGGAGGTAAAGGAGGTGTTGGAGGCGTAGGAGGTGCAGGAGGCAGAGGAGGCATAGGAGGTAAAGGAGGTGTTGGAGGCGTAGGAGGTGCAGGAGGAGCCGGAAATGACGGAGGTTCAGGAGCAggatcaaaatattttggtgCGGGAGGAGCTGGATATGGATATTCTGGAGCAGGAAATGCCGGAGGAGCTGGATCTAGATACTCTGGAGCAGGAGGCGTGGGATCTCAGTATTCTGGTGCAGGAGGAGCGGGATCTGGATATTCTACAGCAGGAAGTACCGGCGCAGCTGGATCAAGATACTCCGGAGGAGCAGGCCTTCGATCTCAATATGCTGGCGCAGCAGGATCTGGATCTGAATATTCTGGAGCAGGAGGCGGTGAATCCCAGTATTCAGGCGCAGGAGGAGCATCTCAATATTTTGGAGTAGGAGGTGAAGGATCTGGAATATATGGAGCAGGAGGTGCTGGATCGAAGTATTCAAGTTCAGGAGCAAGCTCTGGCTACTCTGGTACTGGAGGCGCGGGACTCGGACATTCTGGTGCGGAAGGAGTGGAATCTGGATATTCTGGAGAAGATGGTGCTGGATCTAAATACTCTGGAGCGGGAAGTACTGGCACTGGATCTTCAGGAGTTGCAGGTTCTGAACACTCTGATGCAGGATCTAAATATTCTGGTGCCGGAGATATAGGGTCTAAATATACTGGCATTGGAGCAGGTGGATATTCTGTTTCTGGAGGTAAATACTCTGGTGCAGGAGGAGCAGGATCTAGCTACTCTGGAGTAGGAGGTATCGGTTCTAAATATTCAGGCGCGGGAGGTGCAGGATCTGTATATTCCGGTGCAGGAGAAGCAGGATCTGGGCATGCTGTAGCAGGAGGTGTTGAATTTGGATCTAAATATTCTGGTGCAGGATATGGACATTCCGAAACTGAAGATGCAGGATCTGAATACTCTGGTACCGGAGGTGAAGGATCTCAATATTTTGGAGTGGGTAGTACAGGATCTAGATACTCTGGCACTGGAAACGTAGGCTCAGAATACTCCGGTGCAGGAGGTATAGGATCTCAATATTCTGGAGCAGGTAGTACAGGATCTGCATACTCTGGCGTAGGACGTACAGGATCCAAGTATTCTGGTTCAGGCAGTGCAGGGTCTATACATTCGGGATCAGATGGAAGCGCGTATTCCGGATCCGTAGGTGATGGATCAAAATACGCGGGTGCAAACGGTGGATCCTCGATATTGGGAACTGACGTATCCGGCCAAGGTAAGATCATCACTCATTACGGGCACAAAAAATATGCTTCTAATCCAAGATAAGGGtttcaaattaatatattGGAAATGCTGTTTCAGGGAGGTACACAGGAAGCACATACACCGGGTACACGGGATCAGGTTCAACCAGCTCATCAGATTCTGGAATCTCATCTGGCTCTGGATATAGCGGAGCTGACAGCAGCGGATCAGGATACTCGGAAGCTGGTGGATTTGGTACGAAATACTCTGGATCAACCGGAAGTGGATCTGACCACGGCGTGTACCCTGGTGAAGGCGTTTCAACCGTGACATATGGGGGATCCAGAAAACCTGGAGTCGTAATACAGCCGGTGCCTATTGGGCAGAGACCCGGTTCTTCAATTTACCAAACCGGAACAACGGGAAGCGGATACGTTTCGACCGTCGGACAGACCGCGAGCATTGCTGGAAATAGCGGCTACAACGGGTTCAGTTCTTCTACCAAATATGGAGGGTCTGGCAAAGACGGACTCTCCGTTTCTGTTCAGACGGGAGGATCCGGTTATGGTAGTTCTTCGGGAGCAGCTGGAGATTACTCTGGAGACCATGGCAGCAGCAGCGGTTCCGATGAACAGGACGTAGTCAACGGCGGAATAAGTTCAGGTTCGGTGTTCTTGACCAAGACTAGTGGAAGTGGAGCCAGTGAATATGCTGGGCAACAAAACGTGGGGTACACCTCGTCGGGACAGAGTGACTTCGACGCACAAGATGTGGTGAACGGAGGACATAATTCAGGTTCTATTGTAGTGAGTGGGGCAACCGGAAGCGGAGCTGGCGGCTACACCGGTCAAGGAATCAACTCCGGTTCAGTTGTTGTCACCGGAAGTACAGGAAGCGGGTACACCAGCAGACCCATAACCGGAAACGCGTTCACCAGTGTCTCGAGCTCTGGAAGTGGGTACTCCACCCCTCTGACAACTCTCAATCCAGCCTACAGTGTCTTCGGTAccagaaagccggtaacacCAGCGCAAGAAATTTTCTTGCAAGCTGTGACCCCTGGATACTCGGTCACAGGTTCCGGCATTAAGACAAGCGTAACGTACGGTTCATCTTCTGGATCGAAGGGTGCAGGTGGCATCGTAACAGGATCAGGTTATACTGGCGGAGTAACCGGAAGCGGCAATTTCCTCGTCAACGAAGCGAACACTGAATACCATGGCGTGGGTTACGAAGGTGACCACGTTACCGGTATCAGTGGAGGTACGTCAAGCAACCATGGAAGTAGCGGATACGTGGATACTGGCTCATCCAGTACGGTCAGCGAGGTTGGCAAGGGAGGAATTTTCACTGGAACAACGACGTACCATGGCAAGGGAGGAAGCTCGAGCAGCCATTTGTCCACCAAGACTTCCAACACCAATGGAAATGGTATTCGAGGTGGTTTCGTCACGAGTGACGTGCATGCAGGAACAATTCTATCTCACGACGGCTCTTCGGGCACTGTCATTTCCGGCAACGAAGATGAGGGTTCGGCTTACGTAGGATCCAGCACGCCTGGATACGTCGAGACCAATTCTGTGACTCCAGGATATGTCATCAATGGAGTAACGAAGACCGTTTATGGTCAGAGCACGCCTGGAACATTCATCACGGGAACAGCCGCACCTGGAGTTATTTATCAAAGTAATGCCGGTCCTAGTTCTTACGTTGAAGGGCAGACCTATAAGGGAGCCGGCGCCCGCGGCTCTACAGTGAATGTTGCTGGTGTCAGAGGATCGACCACATACTATGGCAACACTGGTGCCTCTCCAGGCAACAAGGGTGGAGCCTTCAGCGTTAACGGGGGCGTAAGTTCCAGTCAAGATAGTGGTTAcaagacgaacgaataccATGATAACGGAGGACGCGGAAGCGTGACATACAACAACGGCTACACGACTACAAAGTTCACCGAAAAAGAGCTCCAAGATCGTTATCCTACTTACGCTTCTTTGCCAGACACTATCGTCTCAGGCGGAAGAATAGAGGGAAGTAGAGGCGTAGTCCTGGGAAATACTATAGCCGGATATGACGGGCACACAAGCCAGCAATTCACGAAGACTGGACCGACCAAGACTGGTATCACGACCGCTCAAATTGGCGGCACTGGATCGTACGTTACCAACACAGGATACCGTCGACCTACGCCATCACCAACCCACCAGAACATAGGCAGCCAAGCCTTCGCAACGGGTCAGGGATCGAGCAAGGGGTACTCCACCAGTGGTGGTTCGATCGGAAGTGACGTTAATGGTCTCGCATACGTCACGTCGACCGTCGCACCGGACGTGAGTCACATCGACACATCCAAGATCAATCTTGGCCCTGCATCAACGGGTGGATCATCTGGCTACCGCTACACCAAGCCATCGGTACAGTTTGTCACTGGAAGCGTAACATCCTCGACTCCAACTCCGTTCTCCGTAACCTACCAGGAGCCCGTTGCTCCTCTTACCGTCACGACACCAGCCTCTCCACACTTGAACGTCGAAGTGTACAACACTCCGTCCGTCGTCACGTCGGCACCAATCACGGCCGCCCCAGCCGTCGTCAACACTTACAGCTACAGACGGCCTTCCAGTGGATACAAGCAACCTTCGTATCAGACCACAGGTTCCTCAACTGGAAACTCTGCCTCCGGTGGCTACAAATACAGACGACCAACTCAAACTCCTGTTTATCAGGGTTCTGTCGAAGGTGACCAGCAGCTATTCACTGTAAGCTCGACCCCAGCCCCGATCGCTTTCGCTACGAGACCAGCGGACGTCTACAAAACGACTCTCTTCGAGGCAGCCAAGCTACCCGCTGCAGTTTCCAGTCTCGCACCAGTCTTCGACAACGGATATAAGACCGTCGTTTCGTCGACAGTTGCTCCGGTCGCTGTCACGACCGGTCAGTACTTCTACAAGGACAGCAGATTTGAAACAAGTTCAGCTGTAAGCGGTCTGACGTCCGACAAATTTGACATCGACAACCAGCAGCCTGGTACAGTGTTTCAGAAAATACCCTTCGGCTCGACACCCACTCCCAACACCGAGGACGGCTACACTTACGAAAAACCAACGAATCAGCTCAGCTACAATTCTCCAAGCACCGTCACTCCTTCAGTGACCATTCATCAGCAACCAAAATACAACATCGGAGGTCAACAGGTGAGTCGAATCCATTGTTTTGGGGTGATTGTCGATCGAATACTATTCacgaatttcagatttctaaAACAGTTTCCCTTTCACTTAGGTTAAATACGCTACGGTCAGCACACCTGCTCCAGACTTTGATGGCTCGTACCAAAGACCGTCTATCCCTGCCCGTCCAGCTGCGAAGCGACCGACTTACCAGAAAGAATTCGGCTCCGTGTCCACGTCCTTCTCCTCTGCAGGAGCGCAAGGTTACCAATACTCGAAGCCAGCGGTGAAATTCGTCTCTTCGACCGCAAGTCCCGACTATACAGGTAGCCGTGGTGGCTCTCCGACTAATTTAGATATCCCACAAGACGAGGTCAAGAAACTGATCGGCAACTATGAACGCGGTAGCGTCAAGTACACTTCGAATTCATACGGTGACGAGAGCATCGGAAGTGTCGACAACTCAGGAGCTTTCGGCTACAAGGACTTCGGCAAGAGGCCGAGCGTCACCCCGACAGTCTTCGTATCCTCAACGGCGTCGCCCTCCTACGAACCAACGACTCCGGACTCTAATATTCGCTCAAATGCCTACGGCAGGTACTCTTCGAGCAGAGTGAGCGGTTCATCCGGTTACAGAGGTGCAGGCTACTACTCTTCGCAAGCTCCATCGTACGAAATCTCAACGGTGCAGACACCGACGAAAGAAGGAAAGGGCAAAGTGATCGTGAAATTGAGTGACCTGCACCCTCTTCTGCTGGGAAAACTCGGCGCTCAATGTACCTGCAGGTCGGATCCGTTCGAGACGCTTCGTGGTCCAGGCGCCAAATCCATCCTGATAAAATCCAACAAGGGAAAGATTGACTTGTCGAAGTACGACGAATCCGACGTTTACGTAGACCTTGAAGCCGATCGCGAACCCGGCCAATCCGTCGGTTATTACAGATCCCCGACTCCAGGACCCTCCGCATCGTCCTTAAGGACTCCAGCGACCGCCATCTTCGGCGTAACAACTCCGGCGCCTCCGCAGGTCTTCAGGTCTCGCGGCAAGCCGTCTACCGCCTACCTTCCGGCTGTTTCGACCCCCTCAACGATCGGTGGTTCTTCCGGTCCGGTAATAGTTGTTCCTGATGACGGGGGCCTCGGAAGCCCGTCGGACATCGCTGATACCCAATTCGTCGCCGCTCCAGAAGGCTTCGTTAAGGAAGGTGCTCCCGTAGGTCGCACTGCAGGAGTTAGAAGGAAGAGTGGAAGGACTTCCGGAAGCGCCGGAGCGATCGGAAATGCTATCGGCGGCGCAGGCGCCGCGTTCGATCGGTACGGACCAGGCGGATGGCGAAACGACGACGAGACTCTTCAGGGCGGCTCGGACTGCGCCAGAGCCGGACTTTTCCGCCATCCGAAGTACTGCAACAAGTTCTACGCCTGCCACTACGACGAGTGGAAGCAGAAATTCACACTCCACGTCTTCAACTGCCCGGTTCACCTCAGCTTCGACAGCACCGCCGGTGCTTGCAACTGGCCCACCACGGGACCTGCTTGCCAAGACGACAATCTTCTCGTTTAAGAAATCCCCCATTACGGTGATTACAAGAGCCGCTTTTGCGCGGTTCGTTATACCCCAAGATCCAAGGTTCAGCTTAGAATTCGATTTACGTAGTGAAAGGTTTCGCGGCTTGAagatttttcgcaaaattattCATCGCAGTATCGAGATCAAAGTCATGCTTGGTACCGTTTTACAGCTTGTAACTTTCATTGTGTAAACGAGAAAACGAACGTTGTGAATTACTGTCTCTCTTTTTATACACTTCTTCGGAGTCCCGTTCTCTACAACCGCAGCACTAAATATTCCGCGACAATTCAAACCAGACACGGTGACAGCGAGCGAACACGTCCAACGTTCCGTGGGTGAAAGTAGCTCGCAATTATCGGCTGGAACGCCGCGTAGCTATAACAGCGAAAAAGTTGAACCTTGTATTTAACGTGTATACTGaataacatttatatataatatataaatatataggcgtatcgtataggtatacatataatatacacgaaGAAATCTGTATGCTTATATAGAGcagtgtaaatattttacgttTCTACGTTAATTTCTTCTGAATTTGTATATATTGGGACATGCGTATTTTTtggacaaaaagaaaaaagagacaCAAGAGAGATATGAAAAAGTAATAAGACTTGTCCCGCGATTGTCGAGTGATGTACGGCGCTACAGTGATCTGGTGcaaaatttgtatatatatatagaagaagaaaaaacttgtTTGAGTTGCATCGAAGGTTCAGTAATATTTCTGTTTCTTCTGTTCGGAGATTCATGAAACATCGTTGAAATACTCATAATTGAAAGAGTGAtaattgtttgtttgttttttaatctATCGCTTTGATATTCTCATTTTCTCGCATAATTTTCCGCCTTCTGGATGGTCATTTGCTGATATGTATCGATTGTCCAAAATTGGATTAATCGCTCGTCtgattttttatctctctaATCCTAACGatcatttcgaattttttattcgcaggattattttttatcgtttttataAATGTagctgaatttttattccttcttcACGATATGTTTAACGAAATCCTTTTCTCTTATACCTATTATATTACGTATACTCtctgataataatttatttatgcttTTCATTAGCGAGTAAGGAAATTCAGTATAACACAAAGTTATGAAAAGATTTATAAATGCATCAAAACATTAAATTAACGTTTTGATGAACATATAATAGTTATCAAACCAATAAGTATAAACGTTATAAGACAACTCGACAGATAATTCACGTCCAGCTTATAACGAGAGTATTGCACGTTTGGTAATACTgaagaaatattcttttttctcgtctgtattttttttttttttttgtgtttttctacaACCGCTGTTGAATCGCgcttataatataattaccgTGCCATTACTTTACGGTTACTTcttacataataatattttactgaataaagaatataaattaatgaatgattttttactatttcccCTGTTTCATCTCTGATTCGAAagtaaattagaaaaataaaaacagaaaaaagctTTACGTATACGCAAAATTATGCTTGCATAAATTCAAacttattataataatgacgGACTTTAAACGTCAATTAACTTCGTGATTTTAGTTTCGAAGAAATTCATGAAGCTATGTCATAAAAGAACAATAGATAGAtataaaagtagaaaaagcTAGATGTAAAAGCTTCCGTGAAGACATCCGTAGTGGAATAACTAAGTACCCGGTTTCGAGATGTAATTGGGCGTTATTACACAGTAGAATTATATGGTGTCAAAATTACACGGTCGTGATGCACGGGATGTCTGCATATAACGGCCAGTGCATTGGTTAGCATTTTATGTGTCTACATGTATTTTAAAAGAAACTTAACGATAGGCATACGTCATTACCTACCATTACCTGTTATTGCTACACCGATAGTACATGGACGTCGATTTGCCTACTGCTTAACCTTTATACGCATCTAGTATTCGTTAGcgttattattgttttacAATTTGCAATAACGAGTTTTTCAAGTAGCTGCATTCCAAACGATATTTTCATCTCGACTCATTGTAAGAAAGCAATTGATGGAGATTCGGATGAATGTTGAAGGTAACAGAAAGGTAACACTCGACAAATAAATTTCGGAAATGATGCATGcgaaaggtgaaaaaattcggcAAGTTTGAGTGCAGCACTCGTAAGAGAGCCGCCCACATGTTTCTTGTtttcgtaataaattttatggtCATCTGATATGTAAACCTGTTTTGTAATACTTACGCCTAGCCCGGTAATTCAAGCGAGTATTTGTAGCCGGATATCTTACGTATACGATTAACAAACAAGGTTGGCCGCTACGCAATatatatgagaaaaaaaaatcgatcaacCAATCAGACGTACACTGTAAAATTCCAGCAATAAACGGATGCACAACGAGTCTCGTGCTTGCCGATTTGGAATATCCCATAAGGAGAAAAACAACGATAAGCAGGAGGGGTGCcaaaaaagagtaaaaaattggCGTTGTAAGATCAGAATAAAAGTGCGAGTGCAGAAATATCTGGACCAGATATATGAAAGTGATTGGAAACATATAATTGTTGCTTTTTGTATCTGGTGTGCCAACGCGTGCAGCAATTGAGCCTGTTTGCAAAGTATATCTGCACCTTTTGATCGTGGGCTGTATCATTAATCTAACGAGTTTGGGTTATATAATCAAAAATTACGACACGATGCTCGGATCGGATGTGGGATATTTGCCTGTCTTAAATTTCCACATTTTACGATCTGAGAGGAGGACCTGCAGATCCGTCGTGCGCACACGTCAAGTCGGCAAAGTTCAACAACTTGCGTTGTGCTCATTTGCCTCACGATTTATACATGATACGTGCGCGTGTAGACGTAGAACGTTGGAACGGCGCTAAGAGCTCAAGGTGCACTTATCTTCGACAATTTTTAGCCGAGCTGACAGTCGGCCATGTTTTTAAACGCTCCTGGTCAGCCTCGAACGTACCTATAAGAAGAATATTAACGCTGAGTTGAAATCCCGGGCTTAAAATGAAGCCTGCTCTGATAGCTGGAAGCCAACTTTCGTTTGCTCCAAATAAGATCGTCGGACTGACAGAACGGGTAACGTTGACAGGCAAGGTGTGGTCAGCGGTCCATTCTTGCCCTCCGGACACTCGTAACCTCGGCGAATATAATATCGTTGCTGAAATTAcgtttcgtaaatttttatcctgGCGCGGCTTTCTTCTCGCAGCGTACAattctctttcattttttaaattccgtTCTCGTTTTCTATCGAGAAATTGCAAGCCCCGAAGCCATCGCTGCTGAGTCTTATACGCAGGAAATCGACGAGTCCCGTATCCTTGATCTTCGGCACTCCAGGCGACGTTCATCTAGTGACAACGTGATTAGTACTTAGATACAGTTGAGCTCAATGCGGATATAATTTAGCTGGGTAATTGCGGGTGACACGACGTCGGATATATTCAAGGCTCTGCCCTCGCCAAAGgcgaaaatgtttttcaatcaTCTCTTTGTCAGTCGGTATCTGCAAGCCCGGTCCTTCGTTTGCCTGTTATGGAACGGTAGGCAAGTTACGGACACCTGTAAACAAGCTTTGAATGTTGTGAATATGTACCAACGCTGGAAAGAATTCGCGCCCACATTTCACCTGTTCCAAGTGTAATTAAAACCTTGCCAAGTGTACGAACTCGACTGGAAACCAGGGTCAAAGACCCGATTACGATTTCCATGTGCAACAACTCGATGTAGCCAATGGAGGACGGAAAAGgtctttttttcaacgatgcAACTAACTTTCACCAGCGATTGACATTCGGTGGTTTTTGCTCGCCTCAACTTTTCAGGATATTCGAGAAACAACGTGAAGACGAGGTGAAGAAAACCGGAGACACGTTTCGCTAAATATTGGCAGAAAGCGGCGAACGGTTGTGAACTCTGTGACCATAAACTGCGGAGGCGTGAAGCAGGGCGAATTAGAAAAACTGACGAGTAATTTTCACGCTTTTTTCGAATTACTACTTCAATCATTTTCCTCACGACATTATCATTCggattttttcatcaagtacaacgaaaatttttgtaccttCTCTTTCCGTGACAAATTCTTAGCGAAGTAACTCGGCACAGTAGCGTCAAAAATCCAAGGTTTCAGCATCTTCTTCGTATATTTCTGACGTCTTTGATGGTGTACTATTTTCATGCGCATTGCCGGCCCACGTCGTAATTTGAATACGATTAACACTAATGCCGCAGGCTTgcattgtaataaaattctgtGACGTTGTCGCGATTGCGGAAACACGTGCAGTCGAGAATTTTACTGGAGGGGAAAATTGGcaggatttttaaaaaagcgGTCAGTGTTGCACAACCACGTATCATTGACGTGAGGATTTATCCACAGTTCAATAAACGCGAGGATCtatgatgtatgtatatgaatTTTGTGAAAGATGTAAAAGCCGATAATCATATAGGTCTGAACAGCAAAA is a window encoding:
- the LOC124297824 gene encoding mucin-19-like yields the protein MRLSMLLPLLGLLALGYAEKCPRQRTSPGKEILCYTSSNDPEELADVICKCTTLVHQGHELHNLTTAGIEELQKVLKESNPVLQFVISVTDPQRSLRTSATTRQAASGRLANILSQVDGVELDMTAGSKERLTHFVKGLKDEMTRKSNEKRILLALPTKPEELAKQYDIKALAKYVDLFTMSTNYLFDETESSNTFHPSRLMGIFDMLNTDSLVDLASGLGVPKKKLLISVPASAYKFTLKTKDKTIPGSPTEEKEPTVISQKELCDLMSAGEWTVERDTDLTAPYAFKDSTWIAFEDKTSVGIKGKYVLLRELAGLGIHDVENDQKNNCGKPITYEVYHSFTDMKRKTRGAVLASLENDIHHMEIPTSRHVKSSGYRIVRVVDTAGAIHAIRENTQTEFICTRQGYFVHPKSCNRFYRCVKFDQGVDDFSVFEFDCPAGLAFDERTEVCVWPGSLTEGSPCPGSSEIAPVPRARFQCPERDGYYADPQNCRWFFACFDLGEPEPMAYEFRCPFGLVFDEQKLICEWPWLVPGCGSSGYSRTEYGGGEYGIRQQGHGAGYGQGSGNGDAGYGDYSGTGIGGGGQYGSEFDGPLYKGSNPSESRYSETGSGQYDGANRELKYPGDGGFRGQGYSGQGADGSGYSGAEGAGGEGGIGGVGGVGGVGGVGGVGGVGGVGGPGGRGGIGGKGGVGGVGGAGGRGGIGGKGGVGGVGGAGGAGNDGGSGAGSKYFGAGGAGYGYSGAGNAGGAGSRYSGAGGVGSQYSGAGGAGSGYSTAGSTGAAGSRYSGGAGLRSQYAGAAGSGSEYSGAGGGESQYSGAGGASQYFGVGGEGSGIYGAGGAGSKYSSSGASSGYSGTGGAGLGHSGAEGVESGYSGEDGAGSKYSGAGSTGTGSSGVAGSEHSDAGSKYSGAGDIGSKYTGIGAGGYSVSGGKYSGAGGAGSSYSGVGGIGSKYSGAGGAGSVYSGAGEAGSGHAVAGGVEFGSKYSGAGYGHSETEDAGSEYSGTGGEGSQYFGVGSTGSRYSGTGNVGSEYSGAGGIGSQYSGAGSTGSAYSGVGRTGSKYSGSGSAGSIHSGSDGSAYSGSVGDGSKYAGANGGSSILGTDVSGQGRYTGSTYTGYTGSGSTSSSDSGISSGSGYSGADSSGSGYSEAGGFGTKYSGSTGSGSDHGVYPGEGVSTVTYGGSRKPGVVIQPVPIGQRPGSSIYQTGTTGSGYVSTVGQTASIAGNSGYNGFSSSTKYGGSGKDGLSVSVQTGGSGYGSSSGAAGDYSGDHGSSSGSDEQDVVNGGISSGSVFLTKTSGSGASEYAGQQNVGYTSSGQSDFDAQDVVNGGHNSGSIVVSGATGSGAGGYTGQGINSGSVVVTGSTGSGYTSRPITGNAFTSVSSSGSGYSTPLTTLNPAYSVFGTRKPVTPAQEIFLQAVTPGYSVTGSGIKTSVTYGSSSGSKGAGGIVTGSGYTGGVTGSGNFLVNEANTEYHGVGYEGDHVTGISGGTSSNHGSSGYVDTGSSSTVSEVGKGGIFTGTTTYHGKGGSSSSHLSTKTSNTNGNGIRGGFVTSDVHAGTILSHDGSSGTVISGNEDEGSAYVGSSTPGYVETNSVTPGYVINGVTKTVYGQSTPGTFITGTAAPGVIYQSNAGPSSYVEGQTYKGAGARGSTVNVAGVRGSTTYYGNTGASPGNKGGAFSVNGGVSSSQDSGYKTNEYHDNGGRGSVTYNNGYTTTKFTEKELQDRYPTYASLPDTIVSGGRIEGSRGVVLGNTIAGYDGHTSQQFTKTGPTKTGITTAQIGGTGSYVTNTGYRRPTPSPTHQNIGSQAFATGQGSSKGYSTSGGSIGSDVNGLAYVTSTVAPDVSHIDTSKINLGPASTGGSSGYRYTKPSVQFVTGSVTSSTPTPFSVTYQEPVAPLTVTTPASPHLNVEVYNTPSVVTSAPITAAPAVVNTYSYRRPSSGYKQPSYQTTGSSTGNSASGGYKYRRPTQTPVYQGSVEGDQQLFTVSSTPAPIAFATRPADVYKTTLFEAAKLPAAVSSLAPVFDNGYKTVVSSTVAPVAVTTGQYFYKDSRFETSSAVSGLTSDKFDIDNQQPGTVFQKIPFGSTPTPNTEDGYTYEKPTNQLSYNSPSTVTPSVTIHQQPKYNIGGQQVKYATVSTPAPDFDGSYQRPSIPARPAAKRPTYQKEFGSVSTSFSSAGAQGYQYSKPAVKFVSSTASPDYTGSRGGSPTNLDIPQDEVKKLIGNYERGSVKYTSNSYGDESIGSVDNSGAFGYKDFGKRPSVTPTVFVSSTASPSYEPTTPDSNIRSNAYGRYSSSRVSGSSGYRGAGYYSSQAPSYEISTVQTPTKEGKGKVIVKLSDLHPLLLGKLGAQCTCRSDPFETLRGPGAKSILIKSNKGKIDLSKYDESDVYVDLEADREPGQSVGYYRSPTPGPSASSLRTPATAIFGVTTPAPPQVFRSRGKPSTAYLPAVSTPSTIGGSSGPVIVVPDDGGLGSPSDIADTQFVAAPEGFVKEGAPVGRTAGVRRKSGRTSGSAGAIGNAIGGAGAAFDRYGPGGWRNDDETLQGGSDCARAGLFRHPKYCNKFYACHYDEWKQKFTLHVFNCPVHLSFDSTAGACNWPTTGPACQDDNLLV